The Anaerolineae bacterium region GGGTAATCACATGGAAATTGAAAAATGGAGGCTTGAAGCATCTTTGATACGCACCTTCCTGAAAAGAAAAGACCTTTTGGAGAAAAGGCCTGTAAGCAAAAATGAGGTTGAAATTTTAGAAAAATGGCGCCGAGATATTGAAAAAATCATACATGCCAAATCTTTACGTAGCCCTGACGCATTATCCGGTAGTAAATAAGAATGGCAGCACAATAGTTTCTGCCGTGACAAACCTTGATCTGCACGATATGTCAAGAGCGGCAAAAACATACGGTGTGCAATCATTATATATTATAACCCCTCTATCGGATCAGAAGGGGCTTGTTGAGAAGATAGTTTCACACTGGCTAAGCGGATACGGCTCAATATATAATCCCCAAAGGGGGAAAGCCCTTGAACTGATCTGTATAAAAGACTCATTGGATGATGTCATAGACCATATTTGCAGCAATGGTGAAGGGGCGCCAAAAATCGTTGCTACTTGCGCCAGGGATAGTCATCGCAGCATAAATTTTGGAAAGTTTCGTGAAATGCTTAAAAGCGGCAAGCCCTATCTGTTGGTTTTTGGCACAGCATGGGGGCTGTCGGAAGATTTTATTGCCGGCGCCGACTACATACTTGAACCGATTAAGGGTAATACCGGCTACAATCACCTTTCGGTTCGGTCCGCGGCATCCATTATACTTGATAGACTTATGGGAGATAATTAAAAAAATCGTAAAGAAAGAACCGGCTATATACAAAAATCCAAACAGATTATAATTACGGAAGGATATTATTATGCAAACAATAGAACAGATAGAAAGAGAAATGATGCGGTTTGATTTGCCTGCTTTTGCTCCAGGAGATACTGTTAAGGTATATGTCAAGATAAAGGAGGGCGACAAAGAGCGCATTCAGGCTTTTCAGGGGGTTGTGATAAGCAAACGCAAAGGCAGAAGTAACGCTACATTTACGGTACGCAAGGTTTCGTACGGTATAGGCGTTGAGCGTATCTTCCCTTTCCATTCACCGCTTATCGATAAGATCGAGGTTGTTTCCAAAGGCCGTGTGAGGCGTGCAAAGATCTATTATCTGCGTAAACTAAGAGGAAAGGCCTCCAGAATAAAGGAACGGCGTTTCAACCAATAGCCTTATATGGACTCCATGAAACCGGACCAGTGGTTTTTTGAAAAAAAAAGTATTGAAAAGGGGTTTGCAACAGTCGCGGGTATTGATGAAGCCGGCCGCGGCCCCCTGGCAGGGCCTGTTGTTTCCGCAGCAGTTATACTGCCCTCCTCTTTTCAGGTTTCAGGTATAAAAGATTCAAAAAAATTAACGCCGGGGAAAAGAGCCTATCTATATGAAAAGATTTATGAGCATGCAATATCCATAGGTATAGGAATAGTT contains the following coding sequences:
- a CDS encoding RNA methyltransferase, with the translated sequence MPNLYVALTHYPVVNKNGSTIVSAVTNLDLHDMSRAAKTYGVQSLYIITPLSDQKGLVEKIVSHWLSGYGSIYNPQRGKALELICIKDSLDDVIDHICSNGEGAPKIVATCARDSHRSINFGKFREMLKSGKPYLLVFGTAWGLSEDFIAGADYILEPIKGNTGYNHLSVRSAASIILDRLMGDN
- the rplS gene encoding 50S ribosomal protein L19 — encoded protein: MQTIEQIEREMMRFDLPAFAPGDTVKVYVKIKEGDKERIQAFQGVVISKRKGRSNATFTVRKVSYGIGVERIFPFHSPLIDKIEVVSKGRVRRAKIYYLRKLRGKASRIKERRFNQ